In Chiroxiphia lanceolata isolate bChiLan1 chromosome 2, bChiLan1.pri, whole genome shotgun sequence, a single genomic region encodes these proteins:
- the RRP1B gene encoding ribosomal RNA processing protein 1 homolog B, which produces MAPAAVQPPEVQFAQRLAANEKRIRDRALKKLRGYIGVRTQRPAGGFSQEELLKIWKGLFYCMWMQDKPLLQEELAANISQLMHVFQNTEARHLFLQTFWQTMSREWTGIDSLRLDKYYMLMRLILRQSFEVLKRNEWDESLVEPLLQLLMKEVMDPDSNSPTGIKLHFIDIYLDELAKVGAKELTADQNLKFIEPFCRLAAKSKDRCLLHAVATGIFELIVDQSPFAIEDLMKELGNYSDEEDVSEEDKQEKEEVPKTKDRCFSRKSVQSSEKTEHIDKKADDGIGTVLQFDYKAVADKLFELASKKNTPSRNRKRLYKLVKKFQDLAEGIFPQDIPEDVSTDEDDDDEFSRRRRKKKAVKPWKKSELEKVKEDKEELSSVKMPSVPQKKRKKRKKRDGPNADPGTADGNCEKGIAETSGSNVSSQEKVPENIKERKKKKLLLNEANETTNVATDTRENHSISAQNSPTDGEQSKKSQLKKMNPKVQNVPAKPTCQNGPANASAAEGVSPSVTPLTPKAVKKKQKAGAVLVNGDPLLQQSDRKPNKEGLLGTLPRNAGSESAPSGKVTLKTKTKLVGLEGMKVSSQNAATLKKKRKVKEVLNSVEANGILETACKKSRKGESSDTLSPLKKKKAKPGSDFVKFEKTTLPKGVFFRKARNAISSTRTSLQLNKLQSPSCKKVTFGLNKNMTAEFKKTDKSILVSPEGPSRVAFNPEQKPHHGVLKSPTVTPAREPQMKKPFTMSAKKRPTAVDFF; this is translated from the exons ATGGCTCCCGCCGCCGTGCAGCCGCCCGAGGTCCAGTTCGCGCAGCGCTTGGCCGCCAACGAGAAGCGCATCCGGGACCGCGCCCTCAAAAAGCTGCGGGGCTACATCGGAGTGCGGACCCAGCGCCCCGCAG GTGGCTTCAGCCAGGAAGAACTGCTGAAAATATGGAAGGGCCTCTTCTATTGTATGTGGATGCAGGATAAACCTCTGCTACAG gAGGAACTCGCAGCAAATATCTCACAGCTTATGCATgtgtttcaaaatacagaagctC GACACCTTTTCCTCCAGACATTTTGGCAGACGATGAGCCGCGAATGGACTGGGATAGACAGCCTGCGCCTCGATAAGTACTACATG CTGATGCGTCTGATTTTGAGACAGTCCTTTGAAGTGCTGAAAAGAAATGAATGGGATGAAAG tctaGTTGAACCATTGCTGCAGCTACTAATGAAAGAAGTTATGGACCCAGACAGCAATTCTCCCACTGGGATAAAGTTACATTTCATTGATATCTATCTGGATGAATTGGCTAAAGTTGGTGCAAAGGAG CTCACAGCAGACCAGAATCTCAAGTTCATTGAACCTTTCTGCAGACTTGCTGCCAAATCAAAGGA TCGGTGTTTGCTGCACGCTGTAGCCACTGGAATCTTTGAGCTGATTGTGGATCAGTCCCCCTTTGCCATCGAGGACCTGATGAAAGAACTGGGTAACTACAGTGATGAGGAGGATGTTTCTGAAGAagacaaacaggaaaaggaggaggtgCCTAAAACCAAAG ACAgatgtttttcaagaaaatcaGTGCAGAGCTCTGAAAAAACAGAGCATATTGATAAAAAGGCTGATGACGGGATTGGGACCGTTCTTCAG TTTGATTACAAGGCTGTTGCTGACAAACTCTTTGAATTGGCGAGCAAGAAAAACACACCTTCCCGGAACAGAAAGCGTCTGTACAAGCTGGTCAAAAA GTTCCAGGACTTAGCAGAAG GAATCTTCCCCCAAGATATTCCTGAAGATGTTTCTACAGATGAAGACGACGATGATGAATTCAGCAGGCGAAGGCGAAAGAAAAAAGCTGTCAAGCCTTGGAAGAAAAGCGAGTTGGAAAAAGTAAAAG AGGATAAAGAAGAGCTGTCAAGTGTGAAGATGCCATCAGTTCcccagaagaagaggaaaaaaaggaagaagagggacGGCCCAAATGCTGATCCTGGAACAGCTGATGGAAATTGTGAGAAGGGAATAGCTGAAACATCTGGATCTAATGTTTCTAGCCAGGAAAAGGTGCCAGAAAATAtcaaggagaggaagaaaaagaaattgctacTAAATGAGGCCAATGAGACCACAAATGTAGCAACTGACACCAGAGAAAATCACAGTATCTCTGCACAGAACAGTCCAACCGACGGAGAACAGAGTAAAAAGagtcagctgaagaaaatgaatCCAAAAGTACAGAACGTTCCTGCGAAACCAACGTGTCAGAATGGACCAGCTAATGCCAGTGCAGCAGAGGGTGTCAGCCCATCTGTCACACCCTTAACTCCTAAGGCTgtgaagaagaaacagaaggcaGGGGCTGTCCTGGTGAATGGGGAtcccctcctgcagcaaagTGACAGGAAACCCAACAAGGAGGGATTGCTGGGGACACTGCCAAGAAATGCAGGGTCTGAATCTGCGCCCTCCGGGAAGGTCACATTGAAGACAAAGACAAAGCTCGTTGGCTTGGAAGGGATGAAAGTCTCCAGTCAGAATGCAGCAAccttgaaaaagaagagaaaagtgAAAGAGGTGCTAAATTCTGTCGAAGCCAACGGGATTCTGGAGACTGCATgcaagaaaagcaggaagggg GAAAGCAGTGATACTCTGTcaccattaaagaaaaagaaagcaaaaccagggAGTGATTTTGTAAAATTTGAGAAAACAACTTTACCAAAGGGAGTGTTCTTCAGGAAGGCCAGAAACGCCATCTCTTCCACCAGGACATCCTTACAG CTGAACAAGCTGCAGTCACCCAGCTGCAAAAAAGTCACATTTGGCTTGAATAAAAACATGACTGCTG aatttaaaaagacTGACAAAAGTATATTAGTGAGCCCAGAAGGACCCTCCCGTGTGGCTTTCAATCCTGAACAGAAACCTCATCATGGGGTGCTGAAGTCACCCACAGTTACCCCAGCAAGAGAACCCCAGATGAAGAAACCATTTACTATGTCAGCTAAGAAGAGACCAACTGCTGTGGACTTCTTTTAA